The Moraxella osloensis genome contains a region encoding:
- a CDS encoding carboxyl transferase domain-containing protein → MTVIQSKLSPNGAEFQANAAAMQTIVDDLKAKLAVIAQGGSKSARAKHVARGKLLPRERVERLLDAGTPFLEVSPMAAYGMYDADIPAAGVIAGIGRVAGIDCMIVCNDATVKGGTYYPMTVKKHLRAQEIARENRLPCIYLVDSGGANLPNQDEVFPDKDHFGRIFFNQANMSAEGIPQIAVVMGSCTAGGAYVPAMSDESIIVKDQGTIFLGGPPLVKAATGEEVTAEDLGGGDVHTRLSGVVDHLAQNDLHALSLARNIIGNLNQQKTPIHHATAQKTPRPPKYDAKELYGIIPTDTRKPFDIREIIARIVDGSEFDEFKARFGTTLVCGFAHIEGMPVGIIANNGILFSESAQKATHFIELCCKRKIPLVFLQNITGFMVGRKYENEGIARHGAKMVMAVANAKVPKFTVIVGGSFGAGNYGMCGRAYSPRFLWMWPNARISVMGGEQAASVLATVKRSQYHAKGEHWSSEDEEAFKAPVRQQFDEQGHPYYASARLWDDGVIDPADTRQVLALGLSAAYNAPIEDTTFGVFRM, encoded by the coding sequence ATGACGGTTATCCAAAGTAAATTAAGCCCAAATGGCGCGGAGTTTCAAGCCAATGCCGCTGCCATGCAAACTATCGTTGATGACCTCAAAGCCAAACTTGCGGTCATTGCTCAGGGCGGCTCTAAGTCTGCACGCGCCAAACATGTGGCTCGGGGTAAGCTATTGCCACGTGAACGTGTCGAGCGCTTGCTAGATGCTGGTACGCCATTTTTAGAAGTCTCACCGATGGCAGCGTACGGCATGTATGATGCCGATATCCCTGCCGCAGGGGTGATTGCTGGCATTGGTCGTGTCGCTGGTATTGACTGTATGATTGTGTGTAACGATGCCACCGTCAAAGGCGGCACTTACTACCCGATGACGGTCAAAAAACATTTACGGGCGCAAGAAATCGCGCGAGAAAACCGCTTGCCATGTATCTATTTGGTGGACTCTGGCGGCGCAAACTTACCCAACCAAGATGAAGTATTCCCAGATAAAGACCACTTTGGTCGTATCTTTTTTAACCAAGCCAATATGAGCGCCGAAGGCATACCCCAAATCGCCGTTGTCATGGGTAGCTGTACTGCAGGTGGTGCCTATGTGCCCGCCATGAGTGACGAGTCGATTATCGTCAAAGATCAAGGGACGATTTTTTTGGGTGGTCCGCCGCTGGTCAAAGCTGCCACAGGTGAAGAAGTGACCGCCGAAGACTTAGGCGGTGGCGATGTGCATACCCGTCTGTCAGGCGTGGTTGACCACCTTGCCCAGAACGATTTACACGCGTTATCACTAGCGCGCAACATCATCGGTAATTTAAACCAACAAAAAACACCCATCCACCACGCTACCGCGCAAAAAACCCCGCGTCCACCCAAATACGACGCCAAAGAATTGTACGGTATCATCCCAACTGACACCCGTAAGCCCTTTGATATCCGCGAAATTATCGCTCGCATTGTCGATGGCAGTGAGTTTGATGAGTTTAAAGCACGCTTTGGCACGACGCTGGTGTGTGGTTTTGCCCATATTGAAGGTATGCCAGTGGGTATTATCGCTAACAACGGTATTTTATTTAGCGAATCAGCGCAAAAAGCCACCCATTTTATCGAGCTATGCTGCAAACGTAAAATTCCGCTGGTGTTTCTGCAAAATATCACAGGCTTTATGGTGGGGCGCAAATACGAAAATGAAGGGATTGCCCGTCATGGTGCCAAAATGGTCATGGCAGTTGCCAATGCCAAAGTGCCGAAGTTTACCGTGATTGTCGGCGGCTCATTCGGCGCGGGTAACTACGGTATGTGTGGTCGTGCGTATAGTCCACGTTTCTTGTGGATGTGGCCTAATGCACGTATCTCGGTGATGGGTGGCGAGCAAGCCGCGTCGGTATTAGCAACGGTCAAACGCAGCCAATACCATGCTAAAGGTGAGCACTGGTCAAGCGAGGACGAAGAAGCGTTCAAAGCGCCAGTACGTCAGCAATTTGATGAGCAAGGTCATCCGTATTATGCCTCGGCTAGACTGTGGGATGATGGCGTGATTGACCCAGCCGATACCCGTCAAGTATTGGCACTCGGATTAAGTGCGGCCTACAACGCACCGATTGAAGACACCACCTTTGGTGTATTTAGAATGTAA
- a CDS encoding AMP-binding protein, translated as MTKDVLTLPRIVMGAKSANAPLTQSYDKGPVTPLIELTIGDFFDQMVEQHPDKDALISAHQNIRLTYRQLQRKVNQLASSMIRMGLQKGDRVGIWSHNNVEWVIMQLATAKAGIILVNINPAYRIFELEYAINKVDCQVLVLMRHFRSSDYAVMLQELAPEARHQSYHNLELVQLPNLKRVIWIDSPESTEDFSYMQKFSAWIAEGDADDPAVAERAKKLNPNNPINIQFTSGTTGTPKGATLTHRNILNNGYFIGEAMNLTADDRLCIPVPLYHCFGMVLGNLAILTHGGTIVYPNDGFDPITVLETVQKEQCTGLHGVPTMFIAELDHPDFANYDLSTLRTGIMAGSSCPIEVMRRVIDQMHMKEVTIAYGMTETSPVSCQTNQHTPLEKQVSTVGLVQPNLEVKIVNPETGETLGIGETGELCTKGYSIMLGYWNDTNKTAEAIVDGWMYTGDLATMDEEGYVKIVGRSKDMVIRGGENIYPVEIENYLYRHPKIRDVQIVGVPDKKFGEVLAAWIIPKKDSNLTEQDIRDFCKDHIAHYKVPTYMKFVDEFPMTVTGKIQKFKIVEAMTQELGL; from the coding sequence ATGACCAAAGACGTGCTAACCCTGCCACGCATCGTAATGGGTGCGAAGTCTGCCAACGCCCCACTCACCCAAAGCTATGATAAAGGACCGGTCACACCACTGATAGAATTGACCATTGGTGATTTTTTCGATCAGATGGTGGAACAACACCCCGATAAAGACGCCTTAATTTCTGCTCATCAAAACATTCGTCTCACCTACCGCCAGCTACAGCGTAAAGTCAATCAGCTAGCCAGCAGCATGATTCGTATGGGTCTGCAAAAAGGTGATCGCGTGGGTATTTGGTCACACAACAATGTTGAATGGGTCATCATGCAATTGGCGACTGCCAAAGCCGGTATCATACTGGTCAACATCAACCCCGCTTATCGTATCTTCGAGCTTGAATACGCCATTAACAAAGTCGACTGCCAAGTGCTGGTATTGATGCGTCACTTCAGATCTAGCGACTATGCCGTGATGCTTCAAGAGCTTGCCCCTGAAGCGCGTCACCAAAGTTACCACAATTTAGAGCTCGTGCAATTACCCAATCTCAAACGGGTCATCTGGATTGATAGCCCAGAGTCCACTGAGGATTTTAGCTATATGCAAAAATTCTCAGCATGGATTGCTGAAGGCGATGCCGATGATCCGGCAGTGGCGGAACGTGCCAAAAAGCTCAACCCCAATAACCCCATCAATATCCAATTTACCAGTGGCACCACAGGCACGCCCAAAGGCGCGACGCTTACCCACCGCAATATTTTAAACAACGGTTATTTCATCGGTGAAGCCATGAACCTCACTGCCGATGACCGTTTGTGTATCCCCGTACCGCTCTACCACTGTTTTGGCATGGTACTGGGCAACCTTGCTATCTTGACCCACGGTGGCACCATTGTGTATCCCAATGATGGCTTTGACCCCATCACCGTACTTGAAACCGTGCAAAAAGAACAATGCACAGGTCTGCATGGGGTACCGACCATGTTTATCGCCGAGCTTGACCACCCAGACTTTGCCAATTATGACTTATCGACTTTGCGTACCGGCATCATGGCAGGCTCAAGTTGTCCGATTGAGGTCATGCGCCGCGTGATTGACCAAATGCACATGAAAGAAGTCACCATTGCCTATGGCATGACTGAAACATCGCCGGTATCCTGTCAAACCAACCAGCACACGCCACTTGAAAAACAAGTCTCAACCGTAGGTCTGGTACAGCCTAACCTAGAAGTCAAAATCGTCAACCCAGAAACAGGTGAAACGCTTGGCATCGGTGAGACAGGTGAGCTGTGTACCAAAGGTTACTCAATCATGCTCGGCTATTGGAATGACACCAATAAAACGGCGGAAGCCATTGTCGATGGCTGGATGTATACCGGTGACTTGGCAACCATGGATGAAGAAGGCTACGTCAAAATCGTCGGACGTAGTAAAGACATGGTGATTCGCGGTGGTGAAAACATTTACCCTGTTGAAATCGAAAACTACCTATATCGCCACCCAAAAATCCGTGACGTCCAAATCGTGGGCGTACCCGACAAGAAATTTGGTGAAGTCCTTGCCGCTTGGATTATCCCCAAAAAAGACAGCAACTTAACCGAACAAGACATCCGTGATTTTTGTAAAGATCACATCGCACACTATAAAGTACCGACTTATATGAAGTTTGTCGACGAGTTCCCAATGACCGTCACGGGTAAAATTCAAAAGTTCAAAATCGTGGAAGCCATGACACAAGAATTGGGACTCTAA
- a CDS encoding SirB2 family protein: MKHAHMLMALILIALFLWQAVLVFTAPKGQGLPKSAKIGAHVMYALVILTGAVTAMPLFGAGIVPHWLIAKIVLLIVAISATVKATRQTTTPNQAKIGMLIAFIAYMGILTLAFVKPLNLF; encoded by the coding sequence ATGAAACACGCACATATGCTGATGGCATTGATTTTAATTGCCTTATTCTTGTGGCAAGCTGTGTTGGTATTTACCGCACCAAAAGGACAAGGCTTGCCAAAATCTGCCAAAATCGGCGCCCACGTGATGTATGCCTTGGTGATTTTGACAGGCGCGGTGACAGCGATGCCATTATTTGGCGCAGGTATAGTACCGCATTGGTTGATTGCCAAGATAGTGTTACTCATTGTTGCCATATCAGCGACTGTCAAAGCCACGCGCCAGACCACTACGCCCAATCAAGCCAAAATAGGTATGTTGATTGCTTTTATTGCCTATATGGGTATTTTGACGTTGGCATTTGTGAAACCGCTCAACCTATTTTAA
- a CDS encoding BolA family protein, which produces MSQLATPIADAVTARLQTLQPSVYQLENESMRHAGYFEGKETHFKLTIVSEAFAGKRLIQRHQLVYGLIHALLSQGGGQIHAFSIHAYTQAEWQAIGQSPESPNCAGQNAG; this is translated from the coding sequence ATGAGTCAACTTGCTACCCCGATTGCCGATGCCGTGACGGCGCGTTTGCAAACGTTACAGCCCAGTGTCTATCAGCTAGAAAACGAGTCGATGCGCCATGCTGGCTATTTTGAAGGCAAAGAAACCCATTTTAAACTGACCATTGTCAGTGAGGCATTTGCAGGCAAACGCTTGATACAGCGTCATCAGTTGGTGTATGGACTTATCCATGCGTTACTGTCACAAGGCGGTGGGCAAATTCACGCGTTTTCAATTCATGCTTATACACAAGCAGAATGGCAAGCGATTGGGCAATCTCCCGAAAGTCCCAATTGCGCGGGACAAAACGCAGGGTAA
- a CDS encoding DUF441 domain-containing protein has product MNQLDINLLVLFVILGCGVFVHNPTIWVSATALIIIKFLPHNQPIFSYIQQYGLNLGILLLTIAVIAPIASEQVSSKALMTSFASWRSLLAIAVGLLVTWLGARGVNLMKVDPNVVTGLMIGTVAGVVLFRGVAVGPLIAAGILSLLYWSK; this is encoded by the coding sequence ATGAATCAGCTTGATATTAATTTGCTAGTCTTGTTCGTCATTTTGGGCTGCGGTGTTTTTGTGCACAATCCCACGATTTGGGTCAGTGCGACTGCGCTGATTATCATCAAATTTTTACCCCACAACCAACCTATCTTTTCTTATATCCAGCAATATGGACTCAACTTGGGTATTTTGCTGCTCACCATTGCCGTCATTGCGCCCATCGCCTCCGAGCAAGTCAGTAGCAAAGCCTTGATGACCTCTTTTGCTAGTTGGCGCTCATTATTGGCCATCGCCGTGGGATTGCTGGTGACTTGGCTGGGCGCAAGAGGGGTGAATTTAATGAAAGTTGACCCCAATGTGGTCACTGGGCTGATGATTGGCACAGTAGCAGGGGTGGTATTGTTTCGCGGGGTGGCGGTCGGTCCGTTAATTGCCGCCGGGATTTTATCCTTGCTATATTGGTCTAAGTGA
- a CDS encoding M48 family metallopeptidase: MKISKKLMMSSLAASVIAVGATGCSTTTDTGAIGVDRNQLLVVSDQQVQQLSNQAFQQEIAAARAKGLLDTNPAQLARLQKISQRLIAQTGAYRSDARQWPWEVHVIKSNELNAHVFPGGKIVFYSGIIDRLSLTDAEIAAIMGHEMAHALREHTRERLSREVATQTGIGIAASVLGLSQGQTQLAGLAGDLGISRPHSRTQETEADLMGLELMARAGYDPNAAISLWRKMQSASGRGEPPQFLSTHPVSSTRIATIQSLLPRVMPLYQQSRYR; encoded by the coding sequence ATGAAAATTTCAAAAAAACTCATGATGTCAAGTTTGGCGGCATCGGTCATTGCAGTAGGTGCCACCGGTTGCTCAACCACTACTGATACGGGGGCGATTGGCGTTGACCGTAATCAGTTGTTGGTAGTATCCGACCAACAAGTGCAACAACTTTCTAATCAAGCTTTTCAACAAGAAATTGCCGCTGCCCGTGCCAAAGGTCTGCTTGATACCAATCCGGCACAGTTGGCACGTTTACAGAAAATTTCTCAGCGTTTGATTGCACAGACAGGTGCCTATCGCAGCGATGCAAGACAATGGCCGTGGGAAGTGCATGTCATTAAAAGTAATGAGCTTAATGCGCACGTATTCCCCGGCGGTAAAATTGTCTTTTACTCAGGGATTATCGATCGTTTGAGTCTAACCGATGCTGAGATTGCTGCCATTATGGGTCATGAGATGGCGCATGCATTACGTGAGCATACCCGTGAGCGTCTATCGCGTGAGGTGGCGACCCAGACAGGGATTGGTATTGCCGCGAGTGTCTTAGGATTATCTCAAGGTCAGACACAATTAGCAGGCTTAGCTGGGGATTTGGGTATTTCACGTCCCCATAGCCGTACCCAAGAAACGGAAGCTGATTTGATGGGGCTAGAGTTGATGGCACGGGCAGGTTACGACCCTAATGCAGCAATTAGCCTATGGCGTAAAATGCAGAGTGCGAGTGGTCGCGGCGAGCCACCTCAGTTTTTAAGTACTCACCCGGTGAGCTCAACACGTATCGCCACCATTCAATCATTATTGCCACGTGTGATGCCATTGTACCAACAAAGCCGTTACCGTTAA
- a CDS encoding FtsK/SpoIIIE domain-containing protein: MDNLMTNYYPKTDLPVTAILYQQDSNFNGVEAHFAFFTVNAHFDSEKLLDFKQQVGAELLVGIVTNKDDMSDDSVKVADKIMWCEPDDVDILVPTINHVTSDDNFIRIDKNDFLICFENTNTARFISYRTTNDNFNDLSRYANKFQVVADLSPKYEALIMHISATDNFDFGNQEKISKPMEIFIAEQSSIFYGISFTAKDNRCDIATFAFWSDDTRPKVLPTQLQNQLSLAEEPLAINLLSLLASKQSAIDNKAIHLFMGYQYPKQATYLNLTKAPHLLMAGRSKETITKMLHTLMVSILMQYSPEHVRLMLIDSEKPVFTDYQNLPHLIAPINDRKNAAQNLAWCQLEMERRYRLISLTKTRNLVDFNQKMEETNELSKLIARYRVVGNPIIDFEQISALFQPLPRIVVIVSELKELMLDGTLLNEKMIINIAQKACAAGIHLILSTNYPSVDVITELIRANIPTRLSFEVNTKSDSQTILDSSGAELLTSEDMLFLPSGSDESKYLQPIFATQFEINQACEKWQLDERQNYVVTQSQEINELIESYMQEIPMRFYDPSQPDPLYDEVVRFIREGGKVSASSIQRKFSIGYNRAARLIDRMEAEGIVSSVDRSGRRVILQMLTNFERKN; this comes from the coding sequence ATGGACAACTTAATGACTAACTATTACCCAAAGACTGACCTACCTGTGACTGCCATCTTATACCAACAAGATAGTAACTTTAACGGCGTTGAAGCACATTTTGCTTTTTTTACTGTAAATGCCCACTTTGATAGCGAAAAATTACTAGATTTTAAACAACAAGTCGGTGCTGAATTATTAGTTGGTATCGTAACTAATAAAGATGATATGAGTGACGACAGTGTAAAGGTCGCTGACAAAATTATGTGGTGTGAACCTGATGATGTTGATATTTTGGTGCCAACAATCAACCATGTAACCAGCGATGATAATTTTATACGCATTGATAAAAATGATTTTTTGATTTGTTTTGAAAATACTAATACCGCAAGGTTTATTTCTTATCGCACTACCAATGATAATTTCAATGATTTATCTAGGTATGCTAATAAATTTCAGGTTGTAGCAGATTTATCACCAAAATATGAAGCACTTATTATGCATATTAGTGCAACTGACAACTTTGACTTTGGTAACCAAGAAAAAATTAGTAAGCCGATGGAAATATTTATCGCAGAGCAAAGCAGTATTTTTTATGGTATTTCATTTACAGCTAAGGATAATCGCTGTGATATTGCGACATTCGCTTTTTGGTCTGATGATACTAGACCAAAGGTATTGCCGACACAATTGCAAAATCAATTATCGTTAGCTGAAGAGCCGTTGGCTATCAACTTACTGTCGCTACTAGCAAGTAAGCAATCTGCAATTGATAACAAAGCTATTCATTTATTCATGGGGTATCAATACCCAAAACAGGCAACTTATTTAAACCTTACTAAAGCGCCACATCTATTAATGGCGGGCCGCTCAAAAGAGACGATTACTAAAATGTTGCACACCTTAATGGTGAGTATATTGATGCAATATAGCCCTGAGCACGTTAGACTTATGCTCATTGATAGTGAAAAACCCGTGTTTACGGATTATCAAAACTTACCACATCTGATAGCCCCAATTAATGATAGGAAAAATGCCGCTCAAAATTTGGCTTGGTGTCAGTTAGAAATGGAACGTCGTTATCGATTAATTAGTCTAACCAAAACAAGAAACTTGGTGGACTTCAATCAAAAGATGGAAGAAACTAACGAACTTAGCAAATTAATAGCTCGTTACCGAGTGGTTGGTAATCCCATTATTGATTTTGAGCAGATTTCAGCCCTATTTCAACCCTTACCAAGAATTGTGGTCATCGTCAGTGAGTTAAAAGAGCTGATGCTAGATGGTACATTATTGAATGAAAAAATGATAATCAACATTGCGCAGAAAGCCTGTGCAGCGGGAATTCATTTGATTTTATCAACTAATTATCCTTCTGTGGATGTGATTACAGAATTAATAAGAGCCAATATCCCAACTCGGCTAAGCTTTGAAGTTAATACTAAATCTGATTCACAAACCATTTTAGATAGTTCGGGTGCAGAACTGCTAACCAGTGAGGATATGCTATTTTTACCTTCTGGTAGTGATGAATCAAAATATCTACAACCTATTTTTGCAACACAATTTGAAATCAATCAAGCTTGTGAAAAATGGCAACTCGATGAAAGGCAAAATTATGTGGTGACTCAGTCGCAGGAAATTAATGAACTGATTGAATCGTATATGCAGGAAATACCCATGCGGTTTTATGACCCATCTCAACCAGATCCACTATATGATGAAGTGGTAAGGTTTATCCGAGAAGGTGGTAAGGTTTCAGCATCGAGTATTCAGCGCAAATTTAGTATCGGCTATAACCGTGCTGCTCGGTTAATCGATAGAATGGAAGCGGAAGGCATTGTAAGTAGTGTGGATAGAAGTGGCAGAAGGGTGATATTGCAAATGCTTACAAATTTTGAAAGAAAAAATTAA
- a CDS encoding helix-turn-helix transcriptional regulator: MIFLNWRPINGLRQFMKSQIERLFALYQALPRIESQAKTLIELAKHENVIQAYELQGEPNDSQRCQIQRDLDSLSDALKQALKSEIDKKPKKYYLPASANMDTTDSSTAMLLLLAESFLKKVAPKDLLENAKWLFDGANNQLEASKKVKNWRKRIYFKPLQDEFKGIKPEDELTIYQALQQDEPLKIIYHSQQHDEEREYRAYPVKIVIEPHCRLLILENPTHGDTMTFLFHRIKHAEIIKNFNEFPDRVRLNLDKIEKELPKHTESMFSRQPLDLKLHIAEHERYLIEDAPVFANYEKSQVSIEDEEVEFSISKVFVSYSVLNYLIAHADLIYVAEPEELRDRVVEQLESGLYRYGNYEKDEILNIV, encoded by the coding sequence ATGATTTTCTTAAACTGGCGTCCAATTAATGGATTGAGACAATTTATGAAATCACAGATAGAAAGACTATTCGCCTTGTATCAAGCGTTGCCTAGGATAGAGTCTCAAGCAAAAACTTTAATCGAATTAGCAAAGCATGAAAATGTCATACAAGCTTACGAGTTGCAAGGTGAACCTAATGACTCCCAAAGGTGCCAAATACAGCGTGATTTGGATAGTCTGAGCGATGCATTAAAACAAGCATTAAAATCAGAAATAGATAAAAAGCCAAAAAAGTATTATTTACCGGCGTCAGCGAATATGGATACAACTGATAGCAGCACAGCAATGCTATTGTTATTGGCAGAAAGTTTTCTTAAAAAAGTTGCGCCAAAAGATTTGCTTGAAAATGCTAAATGGTTGTTTGATGGTGCTAATAATCAATTAGAAGCAAGCAAAAAAGTCAAAAACTGGCGAAAGCGTATTTACTTCAAACCACTTCAAGATGAGTTTAAAGGTATTAAGCCAGAAGATGAATTAACGATCTATCAAGCATTACAGCAAGATGAACCATTGAAAATTATTTATCACAGCCAACAGCATGATGAAGAGCGAGAATATCGAGCTTATCCTGTCAAGATTGTGATTGAGCCACATTGCCGTTTACTGATACTTGAAAATCCGACACATGGAGACACGATGACTTTTTTATTCCATCGGATTAAACACGCGGAAATTATCAAAAATTTCAATGAGTTCCCAGATAGAGTAAGGTTAAATTTAGATAAGATCGAAAAGGAATTACCTAAGCATACAGAATCAATGTTTAGTCGTCAGCCATTAGATTTAAAATTGCATATAGCAGAGCATGAGAGATATCTGATTGAAGATGCACCTGTCTTCGCTAATTATGAAAAATCACAGGTTTCTATTGAAGATGAGGAAGTTGAATTTAGCATATCAAAAGTATTTGTTTCATACTCAGTGCTTAATTATTTGATTGCGCATGCAGATTTAATTTATGTGGCTGAGCCTGAAGAGTTGCGAGACCGAGTGGTTGAGCAGTTAGAAAGTGGGCTTTATAGGTATGGAAATTATGAGAAAGATGAGATTTTAAATATTGTTTAA
- a CDS encoding DUF3883 domain-containing protein, producing MFDIIQFSLYNEIDGYYITAKYEDAHLLEVDERVFKLPRGEKGGIGQSNIWYADQPLGQEFKQTVKKYISQTKDELDNKPKIRKNIDTIAKLKVEEIAINLVCAYYRNLGYMVESVEKDNLGYDLIATNKKINLLIEVKGLSGTTKQIGLSPNEYNYFQLKNENYRLIIINNALVEPIMTICRFSKEVDNWIVEGNNDYNLDIIPKTAAIISIN from the coding sequence ATGTTCGATATAATTCAGTTTTCACTATATAATGAAATCGATGGATATTATATAACAGCCAAATATGAAGACGCTCATCTTCTTGAGGTAGATGAAAGAGTATTCAAATTACCAAGAGGTGAAAAAGGAGGTATTGGTCAAAGTAATATTTGGTATGCTGATCAACCTCTAGGTCAAGAGTTTAAACAGACTGTTAAAAAATATATTTCACAAACTAAGGATGAATTAGATAATAAACCTAAGATTAGAAAAAATATTGATACAATTGCCAAATTAAAAGTGGAAGAAATTGCAATAAACCTAGTATGTGCTTATTATAGAAATCTAGGATATATGGTTGAAAGTGTTGAAAAGGATAATTTAGGATATGACTTAATTGCTACTAATAAGAAAATTAATTTATTAATCGAAGTTAAAGGACTTTCTGGTACTACTAAACAGATAGGCTTATCACCTAATGAATATAATTATTTTCAGTTAAAGAATGAAAATTATCGACTCATAATTATAAATAATGCTTTAGTTGAACCAATTATGACTATTTGTCGTTTTAGTAAAGAGGTTGATAACTGGATAGTTGAAGGTAATAATGATTATAATCTAGATATTATTCCAAAAACTGCAGCAATTATCTCAATTAATTAA
- a CDS encoding AAA family ATPase produces MIILLGSQKGGCGKSTIAINIACSLANLGKDVVLVDADPQQSSANWVRDRDETSLAKVHCIQRYGDIKSTLKDLNQRYAYVVVDVAGHDSKELRTAMLVANKLIVPFKPSQLDLDTLPHLTEVIDQALSFNEQLQCFGLLTLAPTNRANKEVVQAKEYLSDFPLLNPLTTIIHERKIYRDVLAEGKGVIEATNAKAITEFSELMKELAL; encoded by the coding sequence ATGATTATTTTGTTAGGTAGTCAAAAAGGTGGCTGTGGCAAATCCACCATCGCCATTAACATTGCTTGTAGCTTAGCAAACCTTGGCAAAGATGTGGTTTTGGTGGATGCTGATCCACAACAAAGCTCCGCCAATTGGGTCCGAGATCGGGATGAAACTAGTCTAGCAAAGGTACACTGTATCCAGCGATATGGTGATATCAAAAGTACCCTTAAAGATTTAAATCAGCGCTATGCGTATGTCGTGGTCGATGTGGCAGGACATGACAGTAAAGAGCTACGCACCGCGATGTTAGTGGCTAATAAATTAATTGTGCCGTTTAAACCATCGCAGCTGGATTTAGACACCCTACCCCATTTAACCGAAGTGATTGATCAGGCACTTAGCTTTAACGAGCAATTGCAGTGTTTTGGGCTATTAACCTTAGCACCGACCAACCGGGCAAATAAAGAAGTCGTTCAAGCCAAGGAATACTTGAGTGATTTTCCGCTGTTAAACCCATTAACGACCATTATTCACGAGCGTAAAATTTACCGCGATGTACTTGCAGAGGGTAAAGGCGTGATAGAGGCAACTAACGCGAAAGCCATTACTGAGTTTAGTGAATTGATGAAGGAGTTGGCATTATGA
- a CDS encoding PP2C family protein-serine/threonine phosphatase, with protein sequence MTRLSTMLCAMTFQGNASNGLQQDAFFFVDDYYQEALGITPVRQCDDAFCVAVSDGVAESNLSQYASLKTVKTVKQLWQNYLDNSNQSPVMDISKIYEKVATLPKRFYGASATLALVYRTFAKDNQSNSSVVIKHIGDSRVYHFSAMTKTWRCITRDHNLLNQIVDEQAAAENRQADFGKYNQEGMASPLYALTDCLIADSDLDNNPMPAYDSQTLAVSSDDCLVVCTDGVHDLVPCEEWQNIDKHTDLQAWLKQLRKQIYAAKGRAYDNATAILVRFDKH encoded by the coding sequence ATGACCAGACTATCTACTATGCTTTGTGCGATGACCTTTCAAGGCAATGCCAGCAACGGCTTGCAGCAAGATGCATTTTTCTTTGTCGATGATTATTACCAAGAAGCGCTTGGTATTACACCTGTGCGTCAATGTGATGATGCGTTTTGTGTTGCGGTATCCGATGGTGTAGCAGAATCTAATCTATCGCAATATGCTAGCCTTAAGACAGTTAAAACAGTCAAACAACTGTGGCAAAACTACTTAGACAATTCAAATCAATCGCCGGTTATGGATATCTCAAAGATTTATGAAAAAGTCGCAACCCTACCAAAACGCTTTTATGGCGCATCCGCGACGCTTGCCTTAGTCTATCGAACGTTTGCAAAGGACAACCAGTCCAATTCATCTGTGGTTATCAAACATATTGGTGATAGTCGTGTCTATCATTTTTCAGCTATGACAAAAACATGGCGATGTATCACTCGTGATCATAATTTGCTGAATCAAATAGTAGATGAGCAAGCCGCAGCAGAAAATCGCCAAGCCGACTTTGGCAAATACAACCAAGAGGGCATGGCAAGCCCGCTTTACGCATTAACCGATTGTTTGATTGCCGATAGTGATTTAGACAACAATCCAATGCCTGCTTATGACAGTCAAACGTTGGCGGTGTCATCTGACGATTGCTTGGTTGTTTGTACCGATGGCGTACATGACTTAGTGCCATGTGAAGAATGGCAAAATATCGATAAGCATACCGATTTACAAGCATGGCTTAAACAGTTACGTAAGCAGATTTATGCCGCTAAAGGTCGTGCTTATGATAACGCAACAGCAATTTTAGTAAGGTTTGATAAGCATTAA